One window of the Gavia stellata isolate bGavSte3 chromosome 9, bGavSte3.hap2, whole genome shotgun sequence genome contains the following:
- the ADAM8 gene encoding disintegrin and metalloproteinase domain-containing protein 8, with translation MAPVLLLLPRFVLLLPLVHGSTAGLEEKLTHVEKYEMVTPREVSAPRSKRDLSAPPSIYPDHVLYSVRAEGRDYLLRLEKNKELLGQHYTETHYSANGTEITEKPDVQDHCFYQGHVRGYADSAVSISTCGGLSGFFRVNETTFLLEPLEEDAAGRHAVYRAAHLRGNCGTCQESGATLEYDHEPKIPAAMKLYRWKSAPLHKGPRYVELVLVVDNEEFRKHKDLHTVQNRMKEIVNHVDKLYQPLHLRVALIGLEVWSHKDKIVVSPNPEVTLDNFLHWREAELLRRKPHDNAQLITGIDFHGTTVGLAKKLVMCTRDSGGVNQDHSANPLGAASTMAHEMGHNLGMSHDEDVAGCRCPLPKADGGCVMAASVGLVYPKLFSRCSEQDMWQFLGDPRTSCLLNVPRADELYGGPVCGNQFVERGEQCDCGTPEECSDRCCNATTCQLREGAECARGDCCQDCKVKAAGTLCRANKNDCDLPEYCTGLSAECPEDVFQENGISCQNGNGYCYNGACPSHSEQCRTLWGAEAQVAPDVCFKRNSEQHLHHCLTEYGKRPCSPKDVKCGTLMCLSNNARPVFGGSSYSLLLGRFKCKAVIASNDANEVVAKLGLVPTGAKCGEEMVCYAGRCQNLLVYGNKNCSAKCNNHGVCNHKRECHCDPGWAAPYCEQKISGMVAGSSSVVLAAVLAVLALSSILLGSGVVLLRARGMRHFQKGRTSSGPAAGLANPLFQDGGRRRSPSHQLSRHDIGHPNLLSSTVAPRDARPLGPCRPAPQVKPKPPSKPLPALKSKVPCRGEGSPGPALPCPPATPPSVFQRGVPPKVALKPPPARR, from the exons ATGGCCCCggtgctcctcctcctcccccggttcgtgctgctgctgccgttGGTCCACG GCTCCACTGCCGGGCTGGAGGAGAAGCTCACCCATGTCGAGAAGTATGAGATGGTGACACCGCGCGAGGTGTCGGCGCCTCGGTCGAAGAGGGACCTCTCCGCGCCACCG AGCATCTACCCGGACCACGTCCTCTACAGCGTCCGTGCCGAAGGCAGGGACTACCTCCTGCGGCTGGAGAAGAACAA ggagctgctggggcagcactACACCGAGACGCACTACTCGGCCAACGGCACGGAGATCACGGAGAAGCCGGATGTTCAG GATCACTGCTTTTATCAGGGCCACGTGCGCGGATACGCCGACTCAGCAGTGAGCATCAGCACCTGCGGTGGGCTCAG TGGGTTTTTCCGAGTGAATGAGACCACCTTCCTGCTGGAGCCCCTGGAGGAGGATGCGGCCGGCCGGCACGCGGTGTACCGAGCCGCTCACCTGCGGGGGAATTGCGGCACGTGCCAAGAGTCTGGTGCCACCCTGGAATATGACCACGAACCGAAAATTCCTGCAGCCATGAAACTCTACCGCTGG AAGTCAGCTCCGTTACACAAAGGTCCCCGGTACGTGGAGCTGGTCCTGGTCGTGGACAATGAGGAG TTCAGGAAACACAAGGACTTGCACACAGTGCAGAACCGCATGAAGGAAATCGTGAACCACGTTGACAAG CTTTATCAGCCTCTTCACCTGCGAGTGGCCTTGATCGGCTTGGAGGTGTGGAGCCACAAGGACAAAATCGTGGTCAGTCCCAACCCGGAGGTGACGTTGGACAACTTCCTCCACTGGcgggaggcagagctgctgcggAGGAAGCCGCACGACAACGCCCAGCTGATCAC GGGCATAGACTTCCACGGCACGACCGTAGGGCTCGCCAAGAAGCTTGTGATGTGCACCAGGGACTCGGGCGGTGTCAACCAG GACCACAGCGCGAATCCTCTCGGGGCTGCGTCCACCATGGCTCACGAGATGGGGCACAACCTGGGGATGTCTCATGACGAAGACGTTGCCGGCTGCCGCTGTCCTCTCCCCAAAGCTGATGGAGGATGTGTCATGGCGGCCAGCGTTGG CTTGGTTTACCCCAAGCTCTTCAGCCGCTGCAGTGAGCAGGACATGTGGCAGTTCCTGGGGGACCCCAGGACCAGCTGCCTGCTGAACGTCCCCAGGGCAGATGAGCTGTACGGGGGGCCGGTGTGCGGGAACCAGTTTGTGGAGCGGGGAGAGCAGTGCGACTGCGGCACGCCGGAG GAGTGCTCCGACCGCTGCTGCAATGCCACCACTTGTCAGCTGAGAGAGGGAGCCGAGTGCGCCCGGGGGGACTGCTGCCAGGACTGCAAG GTGAAGGCTGCTGGTACACTCTGCCGGGCCAACAAGAATGACTGTGACCTGCCCGAGTACTGCACTGGCCTCAGCGCCGAGTGCCCGGAGGATGTCTTCCAGGAGAATGGCATCTCCTGCCAGAACGGCAATGGCTACTGCTACAACGGGGCCTGCCCCTCGCACAGCGAGCAGTGCCGCACGCTCTGGGGCGCAG AGGCCCAGGTGGCTCCTGATGTCTGCTTTAAGCGCAACAGTGAGCAACACCTTCACCACTGCCTCACCGAGTATGGGAAGCGACCCTGCAGCCCAAA GGATGTGAAGTGTGGCACGCTGATGTGCCTGAGCAACAACGCCAGGCCCGTCTTCGGCGGCAGCTCCTACTCCCTCTTACTTGGCCGCTTCAAGTGCAAGGCGGTCATCGCCAGCAACGATGCCAACGAGGTGGTGGCCAAGCTCGGGCTGGTGCCCACCGGCGCCAAGTGCGGAGAGGAGATG GTCTGCTACGCTGGGCGCTGCCAGAACCTCCTTGTCTATGGCAACAAGAACTGCTCGGCCAAGTGCAACAACCACGGG GTGTGCAACCACAAGCGGGAATGTCACTGCGATCCGGGCTGGGCAGCGCCCTACTGCGAGCAGAAGATTTCAGGGATGGTGGCAG GGAGCAGCAGTGTGGTCTTGGCGGCTGTGCTGGCCGTGCTGGCACTCTCCAGCATCCTTCTCGGCAGTGGTGTTGTGCTCCTCAGAGCCAGGGGGATGAGGCACTTCCAGAAAGG GAGGACCTCCAGCGGGCCTGCTGCCGGCCTCGCCAACCCGCTTTTCCAGGACGGTGGCCGGAGGCGATCCCCCAGCCACCAGCTCTCCCGCCACGACATCGGCCACCCCAACCTGCTCAGCAGCACGGTGGCCCCGCGGGACGCCCGGCCCCTCGGCCCCTgccgcccggccccgcag GTGAAGCCGAAGCCGCCCAGCAAGCCTCTCCCGGCACTGAAGAGCAAGGTGCCGTGCCGTGGCGAGGGGTCGCCAGGACCAGCCCTCCCTTGCCCCCCAGCGACACCCCCCTCGGTGTTTCAGCGGGGTGTTCCCCCGAAGGTGGCCCTGAAGCCGCCCCCGGCCAGGAGGTGA